In Carya illinoinensis cultivar Pawnee chromosome 10, C.illinoinensisPawnee_v1, whole genome shotgun sequence, one DNA window encodes the following:
- the LOC122278990 gene encoding ubiquitin C-terminal hydrolase 12-like, producing the protein MNYIECINVDYKSTRKESFYDLQLDVKGCRDVYASFDKYVEVERLEGDNKYHAEQYGLQDVRKGVLFIDFPPVLQLPLKRFEYDFMRDTMVKVDGYVKIFPKVAHGWMVIYDVKDKPAVKPAEEAHQNLLEWLAKNVK; encoded by the exons ATGAATTATATTGAGTGCATCAATGTGGACTATAAATCAACAAGAAAAGAATCATTTTATG atcTTCAGCTTGATGTAAAAGGCTGTCGTGATGTATATGCTTCTTTTGACAAATATGTGGAGGTGGAACGTCTTGAGGGTGACAATAAGTATCATGCCGAACAATATGGTTTACAG GATGTTAGGAAAGGTGTTTTGTTCATTGATTTTCCACCTGTCCTCCAACTACCGCTAAAAAGATTTGAGTATGACTTTATGCGAGATACCATGGTAAAG GTGGATGGCTATGTTAAGATATTCCCGAAAGTTGCACATGGTTGGATGGTTATATATGACGTAAAAGACAAGCCAGCTGTGAAGCCTGCTGAGGAGGCCCATCAGAACCTGTTGGAGTGGCTTGCTAAGAATGTTAAGTGA